In Brassica napus cultivar Da-Ae chromosome A3, Da-Ae, whole genome shotgun sequence, the sequence TGGAGAAGAGAAGTGAGAGacaagagaagagaagtgaCTAGAGTAGAGAAGAGACTGGAGAAGAGAAATGAGACAGATTCTTTGTGTGCTTTGCTCAGTTGTAAGAATAAAAGACACACATGGAGAAGAGAAATGAGACACATTTTTAAACCAAACTGAAAGACATAGTTTATATAGAGAAGGCAGAGTTTAAAACATCCGTGAATCAACATATTTTACATCAGCGAATCAACAGCAAAAGACAAGTCCTACACATAGTACATCCTATTTTACATCCGTGATTAAAAACTGACATAAAGTCCTACATCCTTGACCCTCACCTGCAACCTTcagacccgtgacctgcaacACCCTGCCCTTccaacccgtgacctgcaaaacaaaatagaacacAATGAGTAAGCAAAACAAGAGATAGGCTTATTCTTAAGCAGCTATTACACTAACCAAATCAAAGCATTTCAGAGATAAGCTTATTCTTAAGCGCCACTTCATGATCAGATAGTGTTTCAATGTTTTTGGCTAAGAGACGATCTAGGATTTTTTTATTGGAAAGGGTGTTTTTCTGAGCTAGAATGATCTGTATCTGGTCATAAGCTGCCTCGTTCGGCTTCTTGCGTTTGGCAGCTTTGCTGGCCTTGACACCCGGAGGCCTAACCTCTTCCTCAGCACTCACCACCTCCGGACcactttccttccttttctccttCGGCTGACAGTGTGATCTCCATTTCTGATCGAACCTAAGTTCCCTCCAGCAATGTTCAAGACAGAACTTGACATTATAGTCATTGAAGAAGATGTCATGAGCAAGCTTCATGACATCATTCTCTGTTTGCCCACTCGCCTGCTCCTTCAACGCGCTTTCATGGCATCCCACAAACTTGCAGACCTCCGCATTCACccttccccacctctgcttacattgACTCCACTCTCTTGGAAGGGAGCCAACGAGGTGAGGACTTGAATTGAAATACTCTTCTATCCTCTTCCAAAACGATCCTAGCTTCTGTTCATTGCTCACTATGGGATCCTTGCTGgtgttcaaccaagcactgATCAGCACAATGTCCTCTTTGGTTGACCACCTTTTCCTTTCCGCTGGTTTAACTAACCCGGGAGAGGTAACATGTGCTTCAGCAGAGTCTATGTCTATTGGTGGACTGCTCTGCGAAGCTAACAAGTTAACAAACCCGTGAGAGTTACGGGAAGAAGGGTCCATTGTGTTTAGAGGTTTGTGTGATTTTGGTTTGGTGTTTAGAGGTTTGTGTGATTTTTAAGCTTTGATTGTTTGTGTTTTTAGAAGTGGAATTCCTATGTTTTAAACTACTTTCGCATTGGTTTATTACACAACAACCACTGCAGTTAATTAGACAACAACAAAACTTAATTAACACAACAACTTATTTACAGAACTACTTTGCATTCATTACACATCAAATCACTTCAAAACTACACAATATTTAAAACTTCAACCAACAAACGTACACTTATTAATGAATTGTAGTCTAGCTAGTTCAGTTCAGTTCAATACGAGTTGTAGTATAGCTAGTTCAGTTCAGTTCAATACGAGTTGTAGTCTAGCTAGTTCAGTTCAGTTCAATACGAGTTGTAGTCTAGCTAGTTCAGTTCAGTTCAATACGAGTTGTTGTCTAGCTAGTTCAGTTCATTCACTTCTATTTCAGTTGAGATTGAGTGTTTACCTTCGCTTGTTACTCGAAGCAGAGCTTCTCCAGGTCAGCTACTTGCACCGTCAAGTTATAAACCTCCGCAGTTAGGCGATCAACCTGCCGAGTGAGCCCGCTAGCCTGTGCCTATACATGGAAACAACAATTAtaagttattaaaattaataacagTAGAGCAAAATGTAGAGATAAACgtacagaaaaataaataaaatagttgacAACTTTGTGACTAACCTCCAGTGTCTCAATCTGGTTTTTGAGACTCGGAATCAAATTCAACAGCTGCTCAGCCTCCTCCAGACGCTTAGTCAAGCTTTCGATCTGCTCCTGGACACCAATCACCCAAGGCTGACGGTAGTgaaacccatcagccttgtttataaacaaaaaaatatcagaaaacCATTTTCTAAAAACATAAATGAATCGAAATGGTCATCAGTGTCTTACCTCGTAGTTGGCACAGGTGAAGAACCGCTTCCCGGGTTGAGTATCGTACTCCTGCTTCACTCGAACCTCGTctatgattctcccaccacaGGCACACCTTCTCGGAATGCCATATTCAGAATCGCAAGTGTATGATAGCATGTTGACGTAGTCCTTTTGCTTCTTTGAATGACTTCTCTCTGCTGCGGGATCCATCTATAAAACAAATCGAATGAATTTGAACATTAAaatccaaacaatataataaatttagaaCTATCAAACGCAAAACCGAATCAATTTTGAACCCTAACTCCAAACCCCTCTATCGATTTGAAATCTCATAGAAACTAACCCTAAATGAAACGAGCATGCCGATTTACATCAATTAATAGAAAACCCTCTATCGATTTTCATCCCAAAAACGAAAACCCCAAATTGATTTGAAATGTGCGAAAACGATTTCGAGCAAAATCGACCAAATTAAACCGTCAATCTACTCGATACTAACCTCAGGTCGTCGAGAAGACAGTCTGTCGTCGATTCACACACAAACAACTCAGAGACTCGGCGTCGCTCGTAAAATCGCCTCTCACACACAAACCCTGGTTTTTTTTCCGAGAAGAGAAAATGAGGAGAGACACGGGGAAACCCTTCTTTCCTCCCCCTCTACGCGAAATCTTTCATCAAGTAAACAACTGACACGTGGCTAAAACCGCTTGATACCGGATCAAGCGCAAGGCCCGCTTCATCGAAACAAAcccattttatatttcattttaatcaCCCGGGCCTTAGAACTCGAGCCCGTGAACCTCACTAAATACCCCGATGCGCATGGTCTTATGTTATGTGCAGTTATCAAAACTCGTGGACTTTGGTTTGGGCCGTAGTCACGTTTTTATTTGAAGTCTCGAGAGACTACTGTACTGATGCTATTCCAAAGCAAAGACAGAAGTGCACAATCTCCGAAACCAATTCTTTTCTTAGTAGGAAGACTTGCAAACATAACTTGTTTTGGTCTTTTCAAGTTGTTAAAAAACAAGAATATTAATGAACAAAtcataattgaaaattttaaaacaagaaaaatactAGGAGTTTAACTCCATATGCCCTTATTGGCCAAAAGTTTATCTCATTACCCCTATCTAATTCTCACTGCTCCTCTCTTATTTTGCTTCCATCGatacctttttattttcttttctttttttattatttatttatcttttcttatggGACTCATTTTTTTCCCCTTCTTTCATGCGTTGGGcttctttattaattttttttttttttgctttttcatGTAATCAATTTTTGCTTccaacaatttatttttatttatcatattatttttctacaattttatttctattttgctacaaaaaaattgtaaatatatttcatcttaaattttttactaatatttaataatataaaaacaataaaataatagaataaatGATTTTGTTGTATTTCAATCaccaattaatttaaataaataaatctaataaatcatttacataactttttaagtttttattactACCAttgattagtttaaaaatattcaaatttaaaataatatctcaattttattttctatttatatttataaactaatatatattttaggatGAAGAGGAGTATTGGCATCAGAAAGGTAGgaatatgtggtattcatcGGGGATCTCAACACGAAATTCTACCAAGCTCTAACTAAGCAGCGAAGGGTACGTAATAGGATTGTCGGACTACATGATGCAGCCGAAAATTGGATTACGGAGGATAATGGAGTAGAGAAAGTAACAGTAGACTACTTTGAAGAACTATTTAGTACCATCTCTCCATCAAAGTTTGACAATTTTCTATCAGAGATAGCACCGGGGATTACTCCTCAGATGAACCAACGATTATTGAGAATGGCGACTGAAGAAGAGGTTAGAGAGGTTTTATTCATGATGCATCCAGAAAAAGCACCAGACTCGGATGACATGACAACTCTTTTCTTTCAACACTCATGGCATATTATTAAGAGTGATCTCGTGGAGATGGTGAACAATTTTCTAGTATCGGGTGAAATGGATTCAAGGTTAAATATTACTCATATCTGTATGATTCCAAAGACAAAAAGACCTACAAGGATGACAGAATTACGGCCAATCAGTCTATGtaatgtataaaataatttcaaagaTTTATGTCAGCGGTTGAAAATCTATTTACCCTCTCTCGTCTCGGAGACCCAATCAGCATTTGTGGCAGGTCGTTTGATCTTTGACAATATCCTTATAGCTTCGGAAGTGTTTCATGGATTACAGACTAATAAATCGTGTCAAGGAAATTATATGATggttaaaacggatatgagtaaagcgTATGATAGGATATAATGGGAATTTATTAAGGCACTACTGCAGAAGATGGGCTTCCACCAACATTGGATTAAATTAATGATGGAGTGTATATCGCCGGTTCAATATAGGATCCTCCTAACTGGACACCCACGAGGTTTCATTGTGCCACACAGAGGTTTACGACAAGGAGATACGTTATCctcctatttatttattttgtgcatTGAGTCGCTTATTGCAAACATTAGGAAGGCGGAGAGAGAAAAACAGTTAACATGAATTAAGGTAGCTAGAGCATGCCAATCGTTCCCCCATCTGCTTTTTGTGGATGATAGTTTGTTCTTCTGCAAAGCTCAAAGGGAAGAATGTCATACTATTCTcaggattttaaaggaatacAAGGTAGTTTCTGGTCAactgataaattttaaaaagtcttcaattcaatttggacaaaAGATTGAAGACTCGATCAGACAAGAGTTAAAGAGATATTTTCGGTATACAGAATTTGGGAGGATTGAGATCTTACTTAGGATTACCGGAAAATCTTGGCGGTTCTAAGattcaaatttttggttttgtgcAGGATCGCCTAAATAATAGGGTCAATGGCtagacttttaaaattttcacaaaaGGAGAAAAGGAAGTGATCATCAAATCAGTGATTACGACACTACTGAACCATACGATGTCTTGTTATCGCTTACCAAAGGCAACTGCAAAAAAATTAACGAGTGCAGtagcacaattttggtggaatCATGGGGGTAGTACAAGAGGATTACATTGGAATtcatgggacaaagtatgtGTCAGCAAGGAAGACGGGGGATTAGGTTTCAAGGATATAATTGATTTCAATACAGCAATGCTTCGTTGCAGTTATGGAGGCTAATATAAAAGCCAAACactttattttctcgagttttcaagGGTAGGTATTATAGGAGCGCCTCACCCCTTGAACCGATTCTATCATGCTCTCCGTCATACGGCTGGAGGAGTATtgtatctgctagatctctcgtaaataaatgactaataaaaaaatgtggGAACAGGATCCTCTATATCTTTATGGAAACGATCCTTGGCTCTCAACCACTCACCCGAGACCAaccaataaaaatcaacacaatttgtATCCAGACCTTACAGTGGATTTACTTATTGATTCCACTTCATGAAGATGGAATTCGTAGGTTATTTTGACTTtggtagacccacatgatgtgAAAATCATAGAAACTATACGACTGGGCAAAAAACCAGATGGTAGATAGGAAAGGATGACATTTCATAAATAATGGATAATTTACGGTTAAATTAGGATATCAAGTAGAGAGGATTTACCCGGATAGGAGAAGATCACCATTATTAATTGGACCTACAGTTGATGTTCTGTAGGCATTTTGTTGGAAAATACGGTgtctacaaaaaataaaacattttttttgcaaTTGGTTTCAGGGTGTATAGCAGTTAAGAAGGATTTGCAGGCGCGAGAGATGcaaggagatatatgttgtgcaagatgtggacCAGATGAGGAGTCGATTAACCATGTATTCTTTGAGTGTCTTCCAGCAATCCAGGTTTGGGCTCTGTCAAAGATACCAACAAATCCAGCTCTTTTCCCAAAAAGTTCTCTatttacaaatatggatcaCCTATTCTGGTGAGTTGCTCCACCgatggaggatcatcaattTGCTTGGATattttggtacatttggaaagaaagaaataataaggtttttagtaatctggatatgGACCCTATAGACATTCTTAAATTGGCAGAAACGGAATCCACACTCTCGGCAGAGGCACATATTTTGAATGACCAGAAGATGGGAACATAGGTTCAGGCAACGACTCTTACGTCAGTTCctggaagatggtgttttaaagatggttcatggaaagaGGGGGATATGTTCTCTGGTCAGGGTTGGTTCAATACTTTAGAAGGATTTGAGGGTCTGATGGGAGCAAGGAATGTACGGGCTTCTTTAACTCCCTTGCATGCAGAGATGGAGGCGCTACTATGGactatggaatgtatgaggaatttacgacaattccaggttacgtttgcaacagattgttctcaattggtgaagatggtttcgaaaccagaagaatgaccagcttttgcaagttatttggaagatatcaacaGTCTGAA encodes:
- the LOC106356225 gene encoding uncharacterized protein LOC106356225 — protein: MDPAAERSHSKKQKDYVNMLSYTCDSEYGIPRRCACGGRIIDEVRVKQEYDTQPGKRFFTCANYEADGFHYRQPWVIGVQEQIESLTKRLEEAEQLLNLIPSLKNQIETLEAQASGLTRQVDRLTAEVYNLTVQVADLEKLCFE